The window GCGTCGCTGACCACGATGGTGGTGAAGTCGGCGTCCAGCCGTTCACTGAACCCGAGGGTGACGGCCGTGGGCGCGGCCGTCAAGGTGGTGTCCGCGGCCGGGTCGGCGGTCACCAGTCGGGCGTGGGCCCAGGCCGGGGTGCCGGGCCCGAGTGCCGCCAGCACCGCCGCGACGGTCAGGAGCAGCCGTTTCACGTCAGCACCGGCTTGCCGATCCAGCCGTCCTCGGCGCAGCCGGGCGGTATCGCGAAGACGGCCGACCCGATCGGGGTGATCCACTCGTTGAGCAGGTCCTTCTCGGCGAGGCGGCGTTGGATCGGGACGAACTGTTCGGCGATGTCGCGCTGGTAGGCGGCGAAGATCAGGCCGCTGTCCGGTACGCCGTTCGCGTCCGGGACACCGTCGTAGTTGTACGGCCGTCGCAGGATCTTGAGTCTCGGGTCTTCGACGCGGGCCCGGGTGACGTGCGAGAAGTCCGGCATCTTCGGCAGCCCGAACTCGTCCAGCGCGGTGAAGTCGGGTTTGTCGTGTTCCCGGGTGCCGCTCAGTGGTGCGCCGGAGTCCATCCGTCGGCCGACGGCGTTCTCCTTGTCGGTGACCGACAGTTTGTCCCAGGTCTCCATCTCGGCGCGGACCCGGCGGACCACGAGCGTGGTGGAGCCGTCGGGGTTCCACACCGCCGGGTCGATCTCGGTGCCGCGCGGGTTGGCGGTGCCGTCGAGTTGGCCCATCACGTTGCGTTGGGTGTGTTCCGCGGCCTGCACGCCGGGGCTGCGGCGGAAGCCCTGTTGGACCCAGCGGACGGCGGCGAACGGCCGGGCGTCCTTGATCAGCATGCGTTGGGTGTGTGCGACGGTGAGCGGGTCGTCGGCGCAGATCTGCAGCAGCAGGTCGCCGCCGGACCAGCGGTCCTGTAGCCGGTCGATGGTGAATCGGGGCAGGTCGGCGACCGGTGACGGCAGTCCGGCCGCCCGGTACAGGCCCGGCCCGAATCCGAAGGTGACGGTCAGTCGGGCCGGTAGCACGGCCAGGGTCGCGTCGGTGTCGCCGAGCGCCGGGGTGCCCTGGGTGAGGCGGGCGGCGTCGTCGGACAGCAGCCGCATCATCCGGCCCAGGGCGGCCCGGTCGGTGCCGCGGTGCAGGGTGAACGCCGTGAAGGAGGCGTGCGCGGGCGGGTCTTCGGCGATCCCGGCCTGGCGGGGTCCGTGGAATGCGACGGTCGCGGTGCCGATCTGCGGTGTGTCGGCGACCGTGACCGCAACGGGTGCCGGCCCGTCGTTCATCGCGACCAGGCCGGCCCCGGCGGCGACGCCGAGACCGGCGGCCGAACCCCCGGTGAGCAGGCGGCGCCTGCTCACCGGGGAGAGCCGGGACGTCACGAGTCGCTGCTCGCCATCGGCATGCCGGACGGCGAACCGTGGCCCGGGGCGTAGCTCTCCTCGGCGCCCGCGAACGGTTTGGCGATGGCGGTGAACGCCATGGTCGTACCGTCGGAGATCTTGAGGGTGAAGGTCAGTTCGTCGCCGGCTTTGATCTCCTGCGCCGGGTTCATCAGCATCAGGTGGTCGCCGCCGGGTGCGAGTTCGTGGGTGCCGCCGGCTTTGATCACGAAGCCGCCCTCCTTGGGCTGCATGACCATCTTGCCGTCCTTCATGGCCATCTCGTGCAGTTCCATCGGTGAGGCGGGCGACTCGACGGCGGTGATGGTGATGTCGGCGGCGGTGCCGTTGACCAGTGTCCCGAACGCGGCGGTCATCTCACCCGCGGCGGAGGCCTTCACCCACGGGTCCTTGATCGTCAGTGCCGCGGCCGTGGTGGCCGAGGGCGCCGGGCTCGTACCGCCGCCGCTGTTCGTCTCGTCTTTGCCGCCGCAACCGGCCAGGGTGCCCGCGGTGAGGAGGCCGGCCAGCACCGCCGTCGCGACGGTGCGCCGCCGGGAGCCGGAGAGGAAGGTGAGTCGCATGATGCCCGTTTCGTTGAGGGGTGGTTGCTCATTGGTGCGGGGTTCGGGCCGGTTCGGTTCCCGGCGAGGGTGGAGAATCTTTCGCGGCGGCGGCCAGGAAGGCGTTGTAGCGGGCCAGGTCGTCGTCGGTGCCGTCGTGCTCGGCGCGGTCGGCGGCCCGGTCCAGGCGGGCCTGTTCGCGTTCGTCGGAGCGGATCCACTGACGGACCAGGATCAGCATGACCAGTACCGCCGGGAGTTCACCGAACGCCCAGGCCAGGCTCGCGCCGAGTCGCTGGTCGGCGAGCAGCGGCTCGGCCCAGGGCGGATGCACGGCGGTGTACCAGTCGACGGCGATGACGGTGGTCGACTGCAGCAGCACGAACCCGAAGAACGCGTGCGCGACCATCGCCAGCAGGTGCACGACGGTCAGCATCGCCGGGTGGATCCGGCGGCGGCCGGGGTCGACGCCGATCAGCACCCAGAACAGCAGGTATCCGGCGAACACGAAGTGCACCAGCATCGCCAGGTGGCCCAGGTGGTAACGCATCAGCGTGCCGGGCAGGTCGCTGAGGTACAGGCCGAACAGGCTGGTCACGTAGATCGCGAGTGCCACCAGTGGATGGCTCAGCAGGCGGGCGGGGCGGCTGTGCAGGAGCAGCAGCAGCCATTCGCGGGCGCCGCGGACCTGCGGGTCGGCCGGGCGGCGCAGTGTCCGCAGGGCGAGGGTGATCGGGGCGCCGCCGACCAGCAGGATCGGCACCGCCATCGACAGGATCATGTGCTGCACCATGTGCACGCTGAACAGCACATAGGCGTAGCGGGCCACGCCCAGGCCGGTGACCGCGGCCAGCAGCAGCATCCCGCCGACCCAGGAGAGCGTGCGGCCGACCGGCCAGCCGTGCCCGGCCCTTCGCATCCGGCGCACGCCCGCCAGGTAGGCGAGGATGCCCACCGCGACCACGGTCAGGAAGAACATGTCCGGCAGCGGGTCGCCGAGCAGCCGGGCGGCGGCCGGCGGGGCCGGCATGTCGAAGCCGAGCAGTTCCACCAGCGGGTCCGGGCCGTCCGGCTCCTGCGGCACCGGCGTGGGGCTGCGCGACAACGCCACCGCGAGCCCGGCCGCCGCGGCGAGAACGATCAGCTCACCGGCTGCCAGCCGAAGAAACGCCCCAGGTGATCCGGCACGCAGCGCCGGCAGGGTGCGGCTGCGATGTCCGGCACCGATCACCCCGACGATCACCAACGCCACGACCTTCAGCTGTACGAGTGACCCGTACCGTGAATCGAACAAGGCGGTGAGGCCGCCGAGACGAACCGCCGCACCGGCCACGCCGCTGATCGCGGTGGCCGCGAAACACGCCAGCGCGAGCCGGCTGTAGCGGGCGGCGGTGTCGGCGAACCGCCGATGCCGGCGCACCAGCAGCAGGCCCGCCAGTCCGCCGGTCCAGAGTGACGCGGCCAGGATGTGCAGGGCGAGGCCGGTCACCGCGACCTGATGGTTCCCGGCGCCGGCGGCGTGCCCGGTGAACGCGGGAGGCAGCAGCGCGACCATCGCCACGACGGCGGTGCCGGCGGCCAGGCCGCGGGAGACCCCGCCGCGGCTGAGGGCGGCGACCGTGAGGGCCAGGCCGGCCTGCAGCAGCAGTGCCCGGCCCTGGTCGATCGACAGTGCGAAGCTGAGGACCGTCTGGTAGCCGAGTCGGTCGACGGGCAGGCCGAGCACGTCCGAGACGGTCAGGACGATCAGGGCGGTCGCGGTGAAGGCCCAGGCCAGGGCGAGGATCGTGGTGCGGCGCAGCAGTAGCCAGCCGTGGGCGGCCACACTGTCGCCGTCGCCGGGCAGCAGGAACGCCGCGGTCAGGGTGAGGCCGGCGGTCAGGGCCCCGAGCAGGTTCGCGAGGGTGCGCGCGCCCGGCAGCATCCAGGTGGTCAGCGGTCCGGGGTTCGGCAGGCCCGGCAGGACGGTGTCGTCGATCGCGCCGCCGAACCGCAGCGCGGCGATCAGGACGAGCGTCGTGGTCGCGGCGGCGGCCAGGGTCGTCAGGGTGTTTCGCACATGATCATCAGTCGGTCGTCGCCTTGTCGTGGTTCCCGGGAACCACGAGAAGCGACGCGACGACTGTAACGGTGTGTATGCCACAGTGCCGCCGGCCCGGCGGATCGAAGCCGCAGTGTGACGGCGGAGCAGGAGTCCGAGCCCGTCGATGTCCTGGCGGCCCTGGTCGAGGACGCGGTGCGGGGTGACGGCCGGGCGATCACCGCCCTGGTCCGCGCCACGCAGCGTGATCTGATGCGTTTCCTGGGCACGCTGGTGCCGGCCGCCGAGGTGGAGGACCTGACGCAGGAGACGTTCATCCGGATGGTGCGGTCGCTGCCCGGTTTCGCCGGCCGGTCCACGGTGCGTACCTGGCTGTTCGCCATCGCCCGCCGGGTCGCGGCCGACCACACCAGGACCACGTCGCGGCGTCCGCGGGCGGCGGCGCTGCCGGATTGGCAGGCCACCGCGGAGTCGGTGGTCTGGCCGGGCGGGTCACGTTTCGAGGAGCAGCAGGCGCTCACCGCCCTGATCGGCGGTCTGTCGACGGACCGCCGGGACGCGTTCGTGCTCACCCAGATCGCGGGCCTGTCCTACGCGGAGGCGGCGGAGGTGATCGGCTGCCCGATCGGCACGGTCCGCTCCCGGGTGGCCCGGGCCCGCGACGACCTGCTCACCGCCATGCGCGACGAGCAGCCCCCGACCCGGGCGACCGGGTGACCGCGCCGGCACCTGGGCGGTCACCCGGAGAACCCGTCGGGTAGGAGCCGGTTCAGCGCGTGTACGGCCCGGTACTGAAGTGCCTTGACGGCGCCCTCGTTCGTGCCCATGGCCTGGGCGGTCTCGGCCACCGAGAAGCCCTGCAGGAACCGGAGCACGATGCACTCCTGCTGTTGCGGGTCGAGCTGTCTGACCGCGGTGAGCAGGGCGACGTCGTGCGGCTCCCGCACGTCGCCGGTGGTCGTCTCGAGGCGGTGGCGGCCGGACTCGACGTGGTCGGCGACCAGGTTGCGGGCGATGGTGACGAGCCAGGCGCCCAGGTCGCGGCCCTGCCAGGTGAAGCTCCCGATGCGCTGCAGAGCGCGCAGGAAGGTGTCCGAGGTGAGGTCCTCGGCGAGCCGGCGGTCACCGACCCGGAAGTAGACGAACCGGAAGACGGTGTCCACATACCGGTCGTAGATCAGCCCGAACGCCTGCGCCTCACCGGCCTGAGCCCGCTCGACCAGCGCCCACACCTCGGCCGCCGTGTCGCCGTACCCTCGATCGTCGGGCCCGGAATCCACCAGAACCGGCGGCATCGCCCCTGGCGCCAGGACGCCGGTGGTGTAGCCGACGATGTCGCTGTCGACGGTGCGGACGCATCCGGCCCTGCTGCGGATCTGCTCGATGTCGTCGGCTGTCGCCGCTTCGGGAGCCTGTGGGTCGACCGTCAGTGAGCCCCGGTTCAGCCAGGTCTCGAACTCGTCGAGATCGACCTGTTCGGCCGCTCTGCCGGATCGCTGACCGGCGGTCGGCTGGGTCGGCGGCCGGAAACCGGATCCGGCGCGCCGGACCGGGCGGGCGGTGTTGTCACCGGGGATGTTCAGACCGGACCTGATCGTCTTCATTTGTCCGCCTCTCCGAACGCGCTGAGCTGCTGCCTGCCGCGATAGATCAAGCCCTCGACCGCTCGGGGGGTGAGATTCATCTGGGTGGCGATCTCCGCGTGGGAGAATCCGTTGGCCTTGGCGAGCAGTGCCCGGCGCTGCTCCGGTGCGATGCCGTCGAGGAGCCGGTTCATCTCGTCGGCGGCGGCGACCGCCTCCTCCGGGCCCGGGACCGAGGGGATCGCGGTGTCCTCGCTCAGTTCGGTGTGGTGGCGCTTCTTCTGCTCCCGCAGCAGAGTGCGGAACTCGTTCGGGAACGCGGAGATACACAGCCCCAGGAAGAAGCTGCTCATGGTGGCACCGCCCGCCGGTGACCAGCCTCGGCCTTCGCGTGCCGCTTTCACGAAATGCTGCACGGCCGTGGACACCGATCGGAAGGCGAGGTCTTCCTGATCCTGGGGGAGCCAGGGGTCCGGTCTGCTCAATCTGATCATCGCATTGCGCTCCCGGCACCAGGTGAAGATCTTGCCGCTGCTCATCGCCGACCGCATGATCGGAAGGGCGTGCCGGATCAGTCGGTCGATGAGCTCGTCCCAAGGCAGGCCGCGGAAATTCGCCAGTTCGACCTCCTCCCAATTAACGGTGTCCCAGGCCAGTTGCTCGGCGTCCACCGTCGGCTTCTCGGAGTCGCCGCCGTCATTGGTGGCCCCCATCCGTCCTCCCCATTCGTGACCTCCCGGTTGTCGTGCGCAGGTTCTCTGTCCCGGGCATCGGCGAATCCCACGCGGATCACCGAAAGTCACTCCTTCGAGATCCTGGCGTGGGTTGAGCGCCGCTCGAACACAACAAGTGCGACGGACATGCTCATCGAGAGAACGGAAAATGATGCGGAATCACGTTTTTGAGAGCCTCGTGGCCTACGGCTTCGCCACCGTTTTCGCGGTCGTCGTCGGGCTGATCGTCGCGATCGTCCTGTGGGTCGACGATCGCCGGATCTCCAACGTGGTGCTCAGCGCGGGCGCCGCCGTCGGCGCGGTCCTGACCCTGGCGACGGCGGTGCTGGACCAGATCGTCGCCTGACACGCGGGGGTCGCGCCCTCGCGTTGCGGTCGTCGGCCCGGCCGGGATGGTCAGGCCGGCGGCACCCGGCGCCAGCGTTGGCTGAGCCGGTACGCGAGGGCGCGGGAGCCGTGGATGAGCCCGGTCGGATGC of the Actinoplanes sichuanensis genome contains:
- a CDS encoding copper chaperone PCu(A)C produces the protein MRLTFLSGSRRRTVATAVLAGLLTAGTLAGCGGKDETNSGGGTSPAPSATTAAALTIKDPWVKASAAGEMTAAFGTLVNGTAADITITAVESPASPMELHEMAMKDGKMVMQPKEGGFVIKAGGTHELAPGGDHLMLMNPAQEIKAGDELTFTLKISDGTTMAFTAIAKPFAGAEESYAPGHGSPSGMPMASSDS
- a CDS encoding cytochrome c oxidase assembly protein produces the protein MRNTLTTLAAAATTTLVLIAALRFGGAIDDTVLPGLPNPGPLTTWMLPGARTLANLLGALTAGLTLTAAFLLPGDGDSVAAHGWLLLRRTTILALAWAFTATALIVLTVSDVLGLPVDRLGYQTVLSFALSIDQGRALLLQAGLALTVAALSRGGVSRGLAAGTAVVAMVALLPPAFTGHAAGAGNHQVAVTGLALHILAASLWTGGLAGLLLVRRHRRFADTAARYSRLALACFAATAISGVAGAAVRLGGLTALFDSRYGSLVQLKVVALVIVGVIGAGHRSRTLPALRAGSPGAFLRLAAGELIVLAAAAGLAVALSRSPTPVPQEPDGPDPLVELLGFDMPAPPAAARLLGDPLPDMFFLTVVAVGILAYLAGVRRMRRAGHGWPVGRTLSWVGGMLLLAAVTGLGVARYAYVLFSVHMVQHMILSMAVPILLVGGAPITLALRTLRRPADPQVRGAREWLLLLLHSRPARLLSHPLVALAIYVTSLFGLYLSDLPGTLMRYHLGHLAMLVHFVFAGYLLFWVLIGVDPGRRRIHPAMLTVVHLLAMVAHAFFGFVLLQSTTVIAVDWYTAVHPPWAEPLLADQRLGASLAWAFGELPAVLVMLILVRQWIRSDEREQARLDRAADRAEHDGTDDDLARYNAFLAAAAKDSPPSPGTEPARTPHQ
- a CDS encoding sigma-70 family RNA polymerase sigma factor, with protein sequence MTAEQESEPVDVLAALVEDAVRGDGRAITALVRATQRDLMRFLGTLVPAAEVEDLTQETFIRMVRSLPGFAGRSTVRTWLFAIARRVAADHTRTTSRRPRAAALPDWQATAESVVWPGGSRFEEQQALTALIGGLSTDRRDAFVLTQIAGLSYAEAAEVIGCPIGTVRSRVARARDDLLTAMRDEQPPTRATG
- a CDS encoding Dyp-type peroxidase produces the protein MSRRRLLTGGSAAGLGVAAGAGLVAMNDGPAPVAVTVADTPQIGTATVAFHGPRQAGIAEDPPAHASFTAFTLHRGTDRAALGRMMRLLSDDAARLTQGTPALGDTDATLAVLPARLTVTFGFGPGLYRAAGLPSPVADLPRFTIDRLQDRWSGGDLLLQICADDPLTVAHTQRMLIKDARPFAAVRWVQQGFRRSPGVQAAEHTQRNVMGQLDGTANPRGTEIDPAVWNPDGSTTLVVRRVRAEMETWDKLSVTDKENAVGRRMDSGAPLSGTREHDKPDFTALDEFGLPKMPDFSHVTRARVEDPRLKILRRPYNYDGVPDANGVPDSGLIFAAYQRDIAEQFVPIQRRLAEKDLLNEWITPIGSAVFAIPPGCAEDGWIGKPVLT
- a CDS encoding RNA polymerase sigma factor; this encodes MGATNDGGDSEKPTVDAEQLAWDTVNWEEVELANFRGLPWDELIDRLIRHALPIMRSAMSSGKIFTWCRERNAMIRLSRPDPWLPQDQEDLAFRSVSTAVQHFVKAAREGRGWSPAGGATMSSFFLGLCISAFPNEFRTLLREQKKRHHTELSEDTAIPSVPGPEEAVAAADEMNRLLDGIAPEQRRALLAKANGFSHAEIATQMNLTPRAVEGLIYRGRQQLSAFGEADK